In one Diabrotica virgifera virgifera chromosome 7, PGI_DIABVI_V3a genomic region, the following are encoded:
- the LOC126887851 gene encoding zinc finger protein 239-like, with protein MEITKEFLEKTYKIEKDDHMACDSPFSTYKIEIKDEPKQENTYYDAFEYSELNECSLNTTKVEQDEYKFKLFEESQTTNEEGYSQENKMKTIEILPAHSFNKGSCKDGQSQAKILNKKIKVRTGQRLSKCEICFKQFSNASNLKPHLRLHTGEKPYKCEICFKQFRNANNLRTHSRLHTGEKPYKCEICFKQFRNASNLRTHYLRLHTAEKPHKCEICFKQFSQSSYLKIHLRMHAEENRYKCETCFKQFRDASNLRTHLRLHTGEKPFKCEICFKQFSQAVNLKIHLRVHAGEKPYKCEICFKQFIDVSNLKTHLRLHTGEKPYKCEICFKQFSRGQSLKRHLRVHTGEKPYKCEICLKQFTQTNSLKKHLKTHSGTKTLQV; from the exons ATGGAAATAACAAAAGAATTTTTAGAGAAGACTTATAAAATAGAAAAGGATGATCATATGGCGTGTGATAGTCCTTTCAGTACCtacaaaattgaaataaaggaTGAACCCAAGCAAGAAAATACATATTATGATGCATTTGAGTATTCAGAATTGAATGAATGCTCCCTAAACACTACTAAAGTAGAACaagatgaatataaatttaaactATTTGAAGAAAGTCAAACAACAAATGAGGAAG GTTATTCCCAGGAGAATAAAATGAAAACTATTGAAATTTTACCTGCACATTCATTTAATAAAGGAAGCTGTAAGGATGGACAGTCTCaagcaaaaatattaaataaaaagataaaagTTAGGACTGGACAAAGGCTTagcaagtgtgaaatttgttttaagcagtttagcaATGCAAGTAATTTGAAACCACATTTAAGATTGCACacaggagaaaaaccttacaagtgcgaaatatgttttaaacagtttagaaATGCAAATAATTTGAGAACACATTCAAGATTGCACacaggagaaaaaccttataagtgtgaaatatgttttaaacagtttagaaATGCAAGTAATTTGAGAACACATTATTTAAGATTGCACACAGCAGAAAAACCgcacaagtgcgaaatttgttttaagcaatttagtcaatcATCTTATCTGAAAATTCATTTGAGGATGCACGCTGAGGAAAACCGTTATAAGTGTGAAAcatgttttaaacagtttagagATGCAAGTAATTTGAGAACACATTTAAGATTGCACACAGGAGAAAAACCTttcaagtgcgaaatttgttttaagcaatttagtcaagcagtaaatttgaaaatacatttgagagtgcacgcTGGAGagaaaccttataagtgtgaaatatgttttaaacagtttatagATGtaagtaatttgaaaacacatttaagattgcacactggagaaaaaccttacaagtgtgaaatttgttttaagcaatttagtcgagGACAaagtttgaaaagacatttgagagttcacactggtgaaaaaccttataaatgtgaaatatgttTGAAGCAGTTTACTCAGACAAAttctttgaaaaaacatttgaagACTCACAGTGGAACGAAAactttacaagtgtga